Proteins encoded within one genomic window of Spirochaetota bacterium:
- a CDS encoding flavodoxin family protein translates to MKILFINASPRKSGVTATVLAGMRAALQAHHAVEWINIRDIKIAPCTGCLGCRPDRDCVLPRDGAHHFADEARNADMIIVGAPAYWGNIPGPLKNLFDRNVTTFEYIEAGPMKKLPSPRLRGKSAIFVVASGSPFPFNLMSNQAGGTIRALKTVFKAGGIKIRTVFAIGDAYRFREREERVMRKAKKIALGL, encoded by the coding sequence ATGAAGATACTGTTCATCAATGCATCACCCAGGAAAAGCGGCGTAACGGCAACCGTTCTCGCGGGAATGCGCGCGGCCCTGCAGGCGCATCATGCGGTTGAATGGATCAACATCAGGGATATCAAGATCGCCCCGTGCACGGGCTGCCTTGGGTGCAGGCCGGACCGGGATTGCGTGCTTCCCCGCGACGGCGCGCACCACTTCGCGGATGAGGCAAGGAACGCGGATATGATCATCGTGGGCGCCCCCGCTTACTGGGGAAACATCCCGGGCCCGCTTAAAAACCTGTTCGACAGAAACGTCACGACCTTTGAGTATATCGAAGCAGGACCAATGAAAAAGCTGCCGTCTCCCCGCCTCAGGGGAAAGAGCGCGATCTTCGTGGTAGCCTCGGGCTCGCCCTTCCCGTTCAACCTGATGTCGAACCAGGCCGGCGGCACCATAAGAGCGCTCAAGACCGTCTTCAAGGCCGGCGGAATTAAAATCCGCACTGTCTTTGCGATCGGAGATGCATACCGCTTCCGGGAACGCGAAGAAAGGGTTATGCGAAAGGCAAAAAAAATCGCGCTCGGATTATAA